The Acinonyx jubatus isolate Ajub_Pintada_27869175 chromosome D1, VMU_Ajub_asm_v1.0, whole genome shotgun sequence genome includes a window with the following:
- the IZUMO1R gene encoding sperm-egg fusion protein Juno has protein sequence MGRWWQLVLRLWTVVPIWAGDELLNVCMNTKHHKREPGPEDQLYDECTPWKDNACCTASTSWEAHLDVSLLYNFSLIHCGLMMPGCEKHFIQAICFYECSPNLGPWIRKVRRLGWEMDLAGPGERILDVPLCQEDCEQWWEDCRTSYTCKSNWHGDWDWSRGKNRCPARAVCHPFPHYFPTPADLCEKIWSNSFKASPEGRNSGRCLQKWFEPTQDNPNVAVARLFASTAPPWEVSYSLLAFSLYLSFLS, from the exons ATGGGACGGTGGTGGCAGCTCGTGTTACGGCTGTGGACAGTCGTGCCCATCTGGGCTGGGGACGAGCTGCTCAATGTCTGCATGAACACCAAACACCACAAGCGAGAGCCTGGCCCAGAAGACCAGCTCTACGATGAG TGCACCCCCTGGAAAGACAATGCCTGCTGCACGGCCAGCACAAGCTGGGAAGCCCACCTCGATGTGTCCCTGCTTTACAACTTCAGCTTGATTCACTGTGGGTTGATGATGCCAGGCTGTGAGAAGCACTTCATCCAGGCTATCTGCTTCTATGAGTGCTCCCCAAACCTGGGACCTTGGATCCGGAAGGTCAgaaggctgggctggg AGATGGACTTGGCTGGGCCAGGAGAGCGAATCCTGGATGTGCCACTCTGCCAGGAGGACTGCGAGCAGTGGTGGGAAGACTGTCGCACATCTTACACGTGCAAGTCCAACTGGCACGGCGACTGGGACTGGAGTCGGG gGAAGAACCGCTGCCCTGCGAGGGCCGTCTGCCACCCCTTCCCCCATTACTTCCCCACCCCCGCTGACCTGTGTGAGAAGATTTGGAGCAACTCATTCAAGGCAAGCCCTGAGGGCAGGAACAGTGGGCGGTGCCTGCAGAAGTGGTTTGAGCCCACCCAGGACAACCCCAATGTGGCCGTGGCCCGCCTCTTTGCCAGCACTGCCCCACCCTGGGAAGTCTCCTACAGTCTCCTGGCCTTCTCTCTGTACCTGTCATTCCTATCCTAA